The genomic segment gtgtgggggttttgtgtgtgtggggggggggggggggggggggttgtgtgtctgtatatttaCTGGGAGGAACGAATGATGCACCTGCTACTCAAGACTCAGACCTTGTAAAggaaacacaaaccaaacaatGTTCTCCCCTTcttttggggggtggggtgggaggggggggggtctcggtGGCCTGTAACACTGGCCAAATGTGTGAAATTGAACCTGCATGCACGGCATTCTGATGGATGTACTTAGCAGCTTGGCAAAGACCCTGCCACGGATCCAGATGTGAAACCAACTCGACTTGTCTGCTCGCATTCCGTTCCAATTCCTTTTTTATCTCCatccggttttctttttttgtatatattgcaattatttgtttttgtgattAAGATATTATGCAGAAGTCAAAAGATAATGATGACAAACATTTTTTTGCTAGAAACCACCCTTTGTCTCATTTACAGATGAATAACAAAAACATGCACTGTGCAGATGTTGTTTATTAGTATCTAATTATGATCCATTATATTCGTTTTATAGAAAATATATTTCACTCTACATAGAAGCTATTTTGGACTCCTTTGCCAGCAATATGAGATATGTTTTGTTATTAATTCTTACGCTGACAAAGAGGTCAAAGTGGGTCATTAACAGTAggcctatttttttttccagaaatacaaaaaaaaaaaaggtgcacACCTCGAATGGTATCAAATGGCCCATCGTATCTCAAATGTTCCTGGAGGTGCCTTCAACAGCTTAAACACACAGTGAAGACAAATATTTCTCATACATATATTTCTGCAAAGCGCTATATGCGATTGTACCACCTCATCACAGACATTCGTTCGGTCGCCTATTGATCCATGTCCGCGTTCAAGCAGTCGTTGAATAAATGCACTTACTTGACACGGATTATTTCTGCTGTCCAACTTCCTAGGGTCCCGAGTGTTCAGAATAGTCCATAGGTCTTAAACAAACACCGACAccgtttgtttgtgttgaggGTTTATGATCTAGTCGGTGAAGAGGTGTTAACACTCTTGTAACGATCTTGAAAATGGAACACATGAGTTGACGGCTGTTCAGGATGAATTGCCACTCCGGTCCTATCGGAGGTCGGAGGGGGCGTGTTCTTCCATTGGGACCGTCCCAATAGGCTGCACCGAGCGCACCTCAGTGTTTGGCACAGCAGAAGCTGTCATAATGTGACTGTGTTCTAGTTGTTCTCTGTGGACGCAAAATAAGAATACTACTGACGTACAAACTTACGTGTGATATTAAAGCTATGCACAGACCTACTTCAGTAGGCCTAATATAATATTCTGCCACACTTGATTGGGCATTGCCTTTGTTCATTTTGATGTAGATAATAAGAAAAAACATACTACAATTGGTGTAATAATATTTTTGTATTCTATGGATACCTttatctttcttttcttttcttaaaaAGATTGTAGAGTTCGCCCTCGGTTGGTCAAAGCAATACCAACCGTCCTAAAAAAGGTGTGTGCGCAATACGAGTTAACGTGTTTCAAAGGGGTCCGCATTTTTGTGGAAAAATGTATCGCTGAATAGAAGAGACGAAGAAGATAACTTTGAAACTGCATATCAAAGCACAGTGTAGACATGAGCTCATCGCTGTTAATGTGTTTTAAAGAGCGTCCTTTAGCGATATTAAGAGTAGGACACGGACCTCCTTCTACATCAATGGACCCCACAAGAGGCTAAATATACACTTCATTAAAGAATGCCCTCACATCTGACTTCCAATGTGATTTGTGGTGTGGGGACGTATAGGTCGACGTTGTATCAGGGGAATGGAACTACTCGTGTGTAAAAGTAGTGTTATTTTGTGAGAGCGGTGAAAGATAGATGGCTTATCAGCCCATAAAACCAGACAGCATTTCCACATGTGCTTTCCTCGCAAAACCGAGGCGGCTCCGGAGGGCATTAAAAACAATGGTCGATTAAACAAAAAAAGGTTTAAATGtcagtatataaatatatctgtccgtccatctgtATGTCTGTTAATTTAAGAACATCATAGCTGGTTTgctatacatttataaataataaaagatttttaaataaacaaaaaaagagtTTACTTTATCCTTTCATTGCAGTTGagttaaaaaaaagagtaaaaacTGGAATGGGATCATTCCTCAAAGCTTAAAATACACATTCTTTTCAAGTACCTCTCGCCTCAAACTTCCTGCTAGATCTGTTTAACcatgaataaaatgtaaaaataaacaaacacacattcacacacacacacacacacacacacatgcacacacacacacacgcacacacacacacacacacacacacacacacacacacacacacacacacacacacacacacacacacacacacacacacacacaccagctgtgTGCTCCTGGCTGCAGGTAGGGCCCCCTGTCTCAGGACAGAACCGTAGCACTCCAGGCAGATCCTGGGATCTGTGTACAGATTTGAAGCATGACCGGATTCCACTTTAAGTTAAGATCTAAAAACAGCCATTTCCTATAATTACAAGCTCTTCGGCCGGGGGTATCAGGTGGCCCCTAATGGCGGAACAGAGGACCGAGGATGTCGTAGGGGCCCCGCAAGATAAGGACGGTTTCACTTAAAAAAAGacgagagaaggagtgagagacagagagggagctcTGGGTATACACTGGGAgtgggggactgtgtgtgtgtgtgtgtgtgtgtgcgtgtgtgtgtgtgtgtgtgtgtgtgtgtgtgtgtgtgtgtgtgtgtgtgtgtgtgtgtgtgtgtgtgtgtgtgtgtgtgtgtgtgtgtgtgtgtgtgtgtgtgtgtgtgtgtgtgtgtgtgtgcgtgcgtgcgtgcgtgcgtgcgtgcgtgcgtgcgtgcgtgcgtgcgtgcgtgcgtgcgtgcgtgcgtgcgtgcgtgcgtgcgtgcgtgcgtgcgtgcgtgcgtgcgtgcgtgcgtgcgtgcgtgcgtgcgtgtgtgtgtgtgtgtgtgcatgaggacGAGGAGATCATCATGATGGATACAGGTTGCCATTTCATCATTGGCCACATCCTCCGATAGACTAGAGACTCTTCGGGTTTGTCTTCTTCTCTCACCACGTCCCATCTCCTTCCAAAACTTGCTCCATTCAGATTGGGAGCAGTAGGAAAATATTCCAAATATTCCGAAATATTCCGTAATATAAATCATAGAAGAAGCGAATCCAAACACATGCTTTTCAGTATAGGATGACAAGCCCAGGCTTATCGGCCTGGTAACATTTCTGGGCTATCAGCGCCCCTTCCAGCCGGCCATCCAAACCACCTGATAATGTGAAGAGATCTCCTcttgaacacacacgcatacacagacacgcagagacacacacaaaaacagacccATATTTTtaaatcacgcacacacacacacactcacacactcacacacaaacacacaaacacacaaaaacaagacacgCGGCTTCGTCAGTTATCTCAGGCCACAAGGGGTCCATTCATGtccgtcctcctcttcccctcctcttgcGATCATCCTAGCATCCAAGTTCATGGTAAAGTAACCCAGCCCGCCAGGAACTTGGAGGAGCCCCGCTGCCTTGCGTGCACTCTGCAACGCACTACCTTGAGTCCACTTTATCAGCGGTAGAGCCGTCAATCATGCCAGACAATGGGGACAGTGAGGTGGACAGAGActcagacagaggctcattcacattgtggtggtggaggtggtggaggtggcggtggtggtggtggtggtggaggttggtggcgttggtggggggggggggtttctggGGGCCATCCGCACTCTAGTTCTAAGGCTGAGACACGTCAGGCTCCTGTCCTCCAGACCTCCTCAGTCCAGGTGGATGGtttacacacacttttattctttgttttttctgtttgtgtttgtttgagttgcCTAAGCTTGAGAGAGCGGCCCACCAGACTGAAGCATTGTCTGCGCGGGGTTTCGCTTTGATGCTTCATCCTCCGGGAAAGCTTGAATTCGTGCTGTTTCAGACCTCTCCACACAGTGACagcagagtttgtgtgtgtgtgtgtgtgtgtgtgtgtgtgtgtgtgtgtgcgtgtgtgtgtgtgtgtgcgtgtgtgtgtgagtgtgtgtgtgagcgtgtgtgtggatatgtgtggtcttgtgtgtgtgttggtgtatctgtgtgtgtgtgtgtgtgtgtgtgtgtgtgtgtgtgcatgcgtgtgtgtttgtgtgtatttgtgtgtgtgtgtgcacatgcgtgtgtttgagtgtgtgtctgagcacaTGTTGTAGCAGTGTCAGGGGGCCCGTGGGCTTATACCCACTGCCTTGTCTGTCAGCGCTTCAAAAGGCTGAGCGTGTTTGGGCTGAACTCAGCACGCTGTATCCGACACACTGTGAGATGGATACAGTTTGTCCATCAttgaaagcaaaggaaaaggAAACGATATATAATCCATCCGTTTCTTGTTGATAGGAGATTCCTTTTGACGGTAGTCATAGCAGTAAGTAAACCCTTGGGTTATCAAACATATTTACTTCAAAACAAGGGTATACATCTCCTCTCATCCACCAGTCCTGTTTTTGTCCCTCACCTATGCACATATATGAATGGCTCTTTATATCTCAGTTAATATACTACTGTGTATCCTCATTCCCTCTCATGTTGTTATAAGCAAGAAAGATGTGTCAAAAGCAGCAGTAACTAAAAGGTTGGTGGTCCCGGTGGTCAAAATACTTCTTTCATGTCCTGATGAGCTCCCCAGGCCTTTTTGGAGAACAACAATATCCAGAGCCAAGAGGGGCCTAACGGCTTCGCCTCCTCTAATCCGTGAATGGTACGTGCCACCTGTCTTGTGACAGGGATCAAAAGCAGGGTCATGCCACCCCTTTGGTCtccgtgggggggaggggggactgaCATAGTTGGTGACCTGTTCCTGAAATCTAGGAAAAGCAAAGGCATGCTGGTTGTTACAACAGAAGAGAAATTTGAAGAAATTTGTAGAAGTAGAAGATTTTCACAGTGGATGTTTTTAAAGTAACATCCAGGAACAGTTAACATTGGCATTCTTCATGGATTCAAGATTTCAATATGAAAGAAAGTGTGAtgtgtatgttatgttatgttaggaACACCTGTTTCTTACATGATCTAGAACCTTTCGTTCTGCCTTGACTAGAATgagcaagagagacacacacatgcgcacacgcacacacgcacacacacacacacacacacacacacgcacgcacgcacgcacgcacgcacgcacgcacgcacgcacacacacacacacacacacacacacacacacacacacacacacacacacacacacacacacacacacacacacacacacacacacacacacacacacacacacacacacacacacacacagatgcatagacacatagagacagagTAGGATGTAGTCAAGATAGTGAGGCTGCAGGGTGCACTTTGTCCATCAGCAGACATACCCTCTCCGCCCAAATATTTTTTCATCTTCCAGGGATGTGGTGAGCTGCAGCCTGtaactccctccttctcctccctcaacACCTCCTCGCCCATTATCCACTCATCCATCTGTCTTTAGAGTGAGGCCGACCTGCCCTCCACCTCCGTTCTCCTCTGGCCATACTTGAGAATCAAAAGAGGAAGGAAAAAGACAGCTGAGGCCCATGTAGGATGCTTGAAGTAGCCCTTCTCCCAATTTTCTACCCCACTGCACATCAACCTGCTGCAGTTGCGTATCTTCTCACCAAAACGTAACAGCGGTGGATTTCCTGGCTAATGCACCATTACAGACAAACGGAAACGCAGTCGGGACCATCTAGTGCCTCTGACCAATGGGAGTATGAGACGAGAGTTTATAGAGCATGCCCTCCACATATCACCGGTGGATAGACTTCCAATGTAAACACACCTTAATACCCCCATAGACATCTCGCTCCCCGCCACCCAAGAGAGAATATCCTGTCCCTGGAAAGGGTCTCAAGGACCTCAGTCTgccggctcccccccccccccccccccccccacctcctcctcaccactctCTGCTGGAGCTCCTCCGGATCTCCTCCGGTCCCAAGATCAAAGGAGGTCCACTAATGACTGCACCAGACACAGAGCGGATGTCCTCCTGGCTGGAGAACAAGCACGGGGACAGGGTAGGGCTGGGCCTGAGCGAACACACCGACCAAGACTCCGCTGACACCGGCTTTCTCTCAACTTGGATCGAAAAGATATCAATCTGTTGGCTATACATTATATCACCCCAACTCTGACCCCAATGTGTGCTCATGATGAACGTGTGCCTGGGAACATACAGGAGTAATCATCTCGGACAGAGGTTATTCGATCAAAGTCATTCATCATCATGATGTACGACGTGCTCTTCCTTTAATGCACTGCAATACATTTTCTAATGAGAGGCCTGAACACTTTCTCCGCAGAATGTTGAATCAACAATGCAGACAAGATGGCTGACGTATAGACCGCTAGTCCTGTAACGCAAAATAGAAAATGCACCGTGAAACAGCATATTAAGGACAGCACGAATCGTGAGCATTGTCACACATACCAGTGCATTACTGAGCCGAATATGCATAGCATAACATTAAAAACGGTTATGGAGTTAATCTGATGGATGGAAACAGCCACAGCGGCAGCAGGTGGGCCCAGTCACCCACCCCCCAGTTTGAGTTcctgccctctcctcctctattgTTAAAGGTCACGTCAGGGTCTCGCCTCCCTTTGAAGCCCCAGGATTAACCACACGCTATTTCCCCTTCGTCAAAAGAAAACGCTGCTGAAGACTCTCCCCTGAAACAGTGCAGCCAATTAGCACAAAGAACTCTGGCCCACGTACCGGAATGTTaatctctgattggttgtttcTCTGTCAACAGGGCGGTACTATTACCTGCAACAGCTCTTTGTTCAGGGGTGCCCAGCAGAGATGAATTAGCTACAACACTGCTAGAGCCCCAAGTCAACACCATTATCTGATATGAGAGGCAATCAATTATATATAGGCACAACACTGTTGCAGTCTTATTTCTAGTCTGATTCAATGAATGGCTTGAGATGGCATAAACAACTACACACAACTACCCCAAATGCGGTTTAAATGCGCAATAGCAATTGAGGtggaatgaatgggtgaatagtGTTATATGAACGTTAGAATCGAATAAGAAGAATCAAACACTATTGAATGTTCCTAATTCAATgatcccaattttttttttctccctcaaaCGGTATCTCGTCAAGAGGAACAGATGGTCTTCCCCCTATGGCTCCATGGAGTCTGAAAACATGGCGCTGTGGGCTTCAGGATGAGATTCTAATCTATAACTTTTTTATGAATATAATACGGATTCATGTTGTTGGTGTCTTGGAGAAGTCTGTGTTTGTTGACAGACTAAGGCTTTTACATGTCTATACGTGtatatgggcacacacacacacacacacacaccattcttcATTCACCCCTATATTTGACTGCCCTGTATCATCTCTACTGCAGCGCGCTAAGACAGAGTTGAAGAGAGAATGACTGACAGgatggccccgcccccacggcCTCCCGATAGGATGTGAGGGTCCGTTGTTTTGACAGCACACCTGGCTTAAACACCTTCCCGCCGGGTCGTGGAAAGGGAGGGTCCCGTATGCAGGTCTGTTAGGCTGAAGGCCCCTGCGTGCCACCACCTTTCAACATCACCCCCCCATCTTCAGAaggctcctctctctttcctgcgGTGATAAGGGTTTGtccttttattctttattttgtgaGGGTACAGCTTTCGATAAGATCCCTTGAGATAATAAACAATCTGGCTCACTAAGGTCTACTATTAGGTAAGTTGTCTTGTTTTCACTTGTGAATTCCTAAATATTATAACATTATTCAGATCATAATTCAATCTATTGAATCAGTATATCAATCAACTAATTTAAATTGGCATCCAGAGACCATATTAGCACTCGTGTTGTGTAGCCTATGCATTACTATTAACATTGAGTAAATCATTTTGTGGTATTGTATTTAAGTTATTTCAGTGCACACATTGAACAGAGATGGCAATGACTGATTCATTTAATTACCAAAACATAGCTCCTGCAAAGACCCACAAATTATTTGAGAGAGCTCTTTTTTAATTCAAGGCTATAGGGGCATCTAAACTGCATTAGAGCAGAACTAATGAATGCACCAATGCAATAAGCTTTATTTACTGGGCTGATAAGGACCGAGCCGGAAATAAGAtggatagagatagacaggaGTTGGGTGAGTTTTGAACTATGATATTGCTGTGGATTTTAAGGCCACATGTTTTGAAATGGCGCAGTGCTTGATCCATATAAAAAGAACCTTCTTATATCCCATTTATATTGCAGGTGTTGGTcaacaaatgttcaagtttttACCTATTCAATTGTTTAGCCCAATTAACTCAAAGCGCATTGTTTCACCCAGGTTTTTCAGACCATCTATTCTACAATTGACAATACTGAGTTGTTTTACTCTGCACGTTTTCCAATCAATCTGTTATTTTCTTAAAGAATATTAACCTTATCCAACTCATTGtacattattattacttttaagTATAGTATATTAAGAATATAATCAATTGTATTTATATTCCTTACAAAAAGGTCTGATAGAACTACTTCAAATATACAATGTTCCGAACGAAAAAGTGCAAATATATTCAATTATATACACTGTATGTATAAAACTATCTGGCATAACATCATAAGTGCCAAATTCACTGGGTCACACAGAAAACACTGTCTCTCCATGGCCACGTGTTATTTCATGTCCGGCATAATGAATGTTTAAAGTGGTCTGTAATTCCATAAAGAAAAACATATCATTAACATTCCCCGGAACGTTAATAATCCCAGAGATTGTTTTGGGGATGCCTAAAACCCCCAAACCTGCTGGCAGCATTGTTGGGCAGCCTTCTAGGCAGGGTCTTAAGAAACACTCCATTCACTGTTCTATCGAGCTCGCTAAAAAGGCTTGGCTTGGTAATGTTGCCATCATGTAGGCGTACGCAACCAACTGCATCCAGAAAGAGTCCATTGTCTTCCAACTTCATGTTGAATCACTTCCACCTTGGCCAGATCTTCGGATTCCTCAAAGACGATTTCGATCCAAATTATACTTTGCAGTTTCATTCAGAACAATATGGCAGCGTTATGGTAGCAAATGCGTGGGAGGACATCCGGTGACGGACCCATTTCTGAACGGGCCGTGCAGGCGACGCGTGGCAAAGGTCTGGCCGTTCGGGTGAACGAGCAGTAGTGTGAGTTCTATCTCCCTTTTGTGTTTCGACTGGAGGAGCCGGCTCGACCCCGGACATCGAGCGTCACGTTTTAATGAACTCTCCGTCATCTTTGGCATTTGCCTGGGAAACGCTGCCATATCAAATCAATGGAAGGTTCGTTTTGGTGCGTCTGCTGGCTCTCTCCCCAGACAAGATCCCCTGCCAAGTTCCAGGCTGCCACAGGGTCACAATATGAACTGTCCACACAACCCGAGGGTTAGAACCAGGGTCTTCCAGGGAGGGCTCGTCTGGCACGGCGCCGAACCGAGCGCTATTGCTCTCAGGGAGAACACGGCGTTGGTGTGATTGGTGGGAACCTCGACGTTGCAGATCATTCCCTCGCAGCAAGACACGCACTCCTGGTGGGTCGGTAAAGGGGAGACAGAATGTCAGACAAGAGGGTACATTTGCATGGATTGGGTCTTTAGTCTGGGATTTTATGTACAATGGTcaatattatattgtttaaataaTGTAGAATGTAGTGGCAATAATGTCTATCAACTGTCTATAGTGGTTCAATAAATTTTTCACAGTAACGTTTCTAATATACTTTAATCGTTACgtcttttcattttttaataCTCAGTACAGtcctttctgttttgtgttttgtactCTCCACTGGGACAATCTAATTTCCTGTCGGGTATATGAAGAAGACCACCTTGTCTGATCTGGTCCTGGACTCACCGTGTGCCCCGTCTCCTTGTGGTGCCGGCAGCCCGACTGACGGCACTCCTCTTGTGCAGCGCATCTCTTTGTCACAAACTTGGTTTTTCCATGAGTGGAGTGGAAGTGGTGAACTGACATACAGAACTGAGTGTCTGATGAAGACAAACGAAATGGGAAAAAAAATTAAGCATTGGGAAAACTTGTACAATGACTCGATTCCCAAACCAAGGAGACCAGTGCAAGTCTTTTcgctaaaaaaaaatcaagggaggAGATCCTACCTTCTGAACACCACTTGTCCTCAGCCCAGATGTTACAGTTGTAGTTGTCCCGCGCTCGCTCACAGGTGAAGCACTTAAAACTATTGGGGAATGGTGTGGCTGCAATACCAAAATAAATCTTAATTTAGAACAGCTATAAGAGAGGTAGCAATAAGAGGGAAATCTTATTCGGTTGATGTTGTGGAACTGAAATGTTATAATGAGTATTTCTACTTCTGCTGACATTAATAACTGAACATTGAGCGATCTGTTTAGCTGCCATCGGGTCTTACCCTGAACTGGTGGTTTGATGTTGTAGAAGTTGACGCGATCGCTCTTCCCCACCGCGCTGCATATGGCCACTAGGGACAGGACTTGAACTGCGGTGATAGTTTGCAGAGCCATGGGTAACGCCATGCTTTGCTAGCTGATGCTAGCACCTATAAAAACCTGAAGCAAAGAGTAAACAAACATCATTCATATGATCCAATCACAATCGACAAACTGTCTCCAGGTCATACATATTGGAAATTCCAGACTGCATGATATGGCACAAAGAAACGAAACAAAGCCGGAACTGACCCAAAAGCAGAAACACAATCTCTTATTTTTTggggaggttttttttttttttgtcttgggCTCACGTTACTCTAAATCTCTTAAGACACTTCAGTCTGTGGCTGAGAGCCGGGGTAAGACATCTCGGAGACTATAGACAAACCATTGTGTCCAATAGCACTACAGCCTGGACGTACCTGTTAGCACGGGGTCATCGCTCTCAATGCCAGATCAGGACCTTTGGGAGTCTTCAGGGTGGCTCAGGTTGCTCTCAGGCTTGGGCCCGCCACCTCTGACCTTTTGGGTACCCTAATGTAAGGTGATTGAGCGGTCAGGTGGGCAGGTGACCGTCGGTAATTGCCTGAGTCAAGGAACCAGAAGGCACGCTCAACTGAACCCATACAAGATACGCCTAATACTTCGCAGTGGCTCATTAATAACCTGCTGCTCTGGGACTTACGTTTTTAAGAGGCAGACGCACTCCACCCCATGTTCTGGCTGTTTACAGACTCCCACTTCCTATGAAGATTTGAGGACTTTTCCACAATTCAAATGAAACAGACCCCTAATAAATTAAACTAAAGCACTCACAACAGAACTCAAGGCCTGTCGTGACCAATGCCGTGTCGATACAAATGACTGGGCAAAAAATACTTTCATGTGTTTGCCAAGTCAACAGTCACCTGTTCCACCTCAGATAAAAACACACTACGAGGGCCACACAAATCACAGCCAGTCATCGCCGCTGAccctacacacaaacaatatcTAAACCCAAAGCAAACAGCTCTTATCTCGCCGGGTCAGTCGTCACCTTTTACCGCTAAAGCAAAGCAGGAGAGCAGACGTGCATCAAACGCTAAATTAGCCACGCCGCGCGCCACTCAAAAGT from the Gadus macrocephalus chromosome 20, ASM3116895v1 genome contains:
- the lypd6b gene encoding ly6/PLAUR domain-containing protein 6B; this encodes MALPMALQTITAVQVLSLVAICSAVGKSDRVNFYNIKPPVQATPFPNSFKCFTCERARDNYNCNIWAEDKWCSEDTQFCMSVHHFHSTHGKTKFVTKRCAAQEECRQSGCRHHKETGHTECVSCCEGMICNVEVPTNHTNAVFSLRAIALGSAPCQTSPPWKTLVLTLGLCGQFIL